A stretch of Apis cerana isolate GH-2021 linkage group LG1, AcerK_1.0, whole genome shotgun sequence DNA encodes these proteins:
- the LOC108002081 gene encoding bromodomain adjacent to zinc finger domain protein 2B isoform X26: MGTGMEKENSASGGGGGGGGGGGGEAAATATPGATSASEKLQADQANPLLDPTALFGAYWPRSDSAASSLFGGMPGGYGLGAHHLPSAYAILGRGGSAPGFGGHTPASAPPPPPYSHSSLGTLSVAASQAASLGINPASAAWWTMASHLAAQDYLARLQGAAGLPGFPPGAESLLPPYPASLLNPPSLSSHKSSKSKSSKSHKTPASSSSSTTPSMTSSSLPVSTQAPVTSSHHSTSASTTPNSQTNVVSSAKEGSDPSSILGGVRLPPDTEIIKYTSSIVGPKVPGTTNRGRKKTISLDTPSVSVHPPPVPALTAHQTNTTTTSLMMEPRKYNRTGSESNDYRESVDRVEVIKLPAHSTNGNVLPAPSSYTTTTNTSNSNDSDAPLNLSLKPATTSSNSPISGSQPLSQLSNLSQSLLASDRTSRRKPGPKPRRVPQNSVPVPASPSPSLAQLFAAADSPQRPSSGSEESESASTTHHKDGRPRNLGRGVSKPKKNTVASLLAQSRALGIKPTPTLDPSVPLSHQVSLLRSNILAAQLHATATGQTGQTDDKNQRSLQEKMKNKLLEVSGEESNMDVTSESGSNTDVVTDTDDDNTDGVSSAKRRKVKPSERDLQVPLERGWKRETVIKGLGKSGVIKGDVSYYSPCGKTFRSSPDLAKFLEQQNPPELTTANFSFSSRPLVGEFLQPTMGLAEAEFVRLGAQEVARRLEELRAAGGFRDSRTNNQYEREKLAYAKKLAKEEAQRHKEQARLIKEQEKTERQEAVRREREIRNQQLLEARKKRQEEVEKIRLEEQQRKQQERELKRQQAVMLKEQERERRRQHMALVRALENRRKMEEREKKRLEARAERIATKEKRAEQRKMEMELIEQIRKPVEDMELTDHRSLPELKRIPGLKLSGQAFADIVMVFEFLHNFGETLGFDMESLPSLKSLQLALLNDEEAEEELLSVMTHLLVCAIEDPGIPQPARHTTGLGQSLRQADITHANISEVLRIYLYANATGEVKALTGVCLERERDKKFADHHQNGGDYASTCSGKNAQFYEHLHNNETWRMSERLRDKPFLALNPTHKAQMLAFLCNELLQNKAVIRQIEGSLETVAQLRKERFVLDTKIRKLRQLHSRKVRMEAVGVIVNKTGDTITIEKKEGDEEGNTSSTAVGTTPTPDEIHHEDEVEDMSENESEGTQPEEEEDKNLSGEELGKKLDKLLKQSEEQLQKLNSSSKQLRAHIFGQDRYWRRYWELACAGGIFVEAMESAEPEILELQAELDEKYKDVSMEEKRETKQEDTKVENRENEAPNDVKKEKKFNSNDQEDTKSLIEKTKSEIEDINCKKEPMQNCENLTNVKEEKKNDLDNSMTDAKTNVTSEEIKQETEVVSMDVDVKEETKKENDETDEDMKPAVKMMEDKIVETIPNGDKFNHVNNLHNGKELNGTFISNNSNESNWFSILPRETCDTPGPSTKQIFGIAEPTELRIPVFPPPASPNYDRCDSPAPLILTQDEAAQLEYLKVHGLPPPGEAKPVPNDLRYGWWRITDVDTFQELLEHLHSRGVREKELKRTTWATMESFLAVTGKINVDPGNLTATELQATPDEPDTPIPKPDNPAVWSEQVALRVDAQLLEQVEALEDKVANASMQVKGWKLPPRAGTEEAEEIEKLNEMEKISAVEQARQRLLSLEAAIERRYLKPPLGVCTGDPNLAALKAEQAAAANANSNNSDQSNQTPVPQEETTPRGLNNWREATARAHTSAQLAMALYMLEASIAWDKSIMKAVSLTPARNSVCVKLRNRCVSLKATTQYNQLLTTSQASNCQFCHSGDNEDKLLLCDGCDRGYHTYCFRPKMENIPDGDWYCHECMNKATGERNCLVCGKRVGKNLVLCELCPRAYHTDCHNPVMPKMPRGKWYCSNCHSKQPKKRNSSRRSHTKGGGTRESESSDHPPASPTPSTASNTHVEDVSSSEPATPTASPRKEGNNRTLTKKQQRELAPCKVLLEQLEQQDEAWPFLLPVNTKQFPTYKKIIKTPMDLSTIKKKLQDSVYKSRDEFCADVRQMFINCEVFNEDDSPVGKAGHGMRSFFEMRWTEITGAPPPHPQTHS, translated from the exons CGTATTGGCCTCGGAGCGACAGTGCAGCTTCGTCGCTTTTCGGCGGTATGCCGGGCGGATATGGATTGGGGGCCCATCATTTACCATCGGCTTACGCTATCCTGGGCCGTGGAGGTTCTGCTCCCGGATTCGGGGGTCACACACCGGCTTCCGCTCCACCGCCACCCCCGTACTCCCACAGCAGCCTTGGTACTCTGAGCGTGGCTGCCAGTCAGGCTGCAAGTTTAG GCATCAATCCCGCGAGTGCAGCATGGTGGACGATGGCCTCACACTTAGCGGCACAGGACTACCTCGCGAGGTTACAAGGAGCGGCAGGATTGCCCGGATTTCCGCCTGGCGCCGAGAGCCTCCTGCCACCGTATCCTGCCTCGCTACTTAATCCCCCGTCCTTGTCGTCCCACAAGTCCAGTAAGT CTAAGTCAAGCAAGAGTCACAAGACTCCCGCGAGCAGCAGCAGCTCGACGACGCCGAGTATGACGAGCAGCAGTTTACCGGTCTCGACCCAGGCGCCGGTCACGTCCTCTCATCACAGCACGTCGGCGAGCACCACGCCGAATTCCCAAACGAACGTTGTCAG TTCTGCGAAAGAGGGCAG cgaTCCTAGCAGTATATTAGGAGGTGTACGCCTGCCACCCGATACAGAGATTATCAAATACACGTCGAGCATAGTCGGTCCAAAGGTTCCTGGCACAACGAACCGCGGTAGAAAGAAGACCATATCCTTGGACACGCCGAGCGTGAGCGTACATCCGCCCCCTGTACCCGCTCTCACCGCTCATCAAACAAACACGACCACCACGTCACTGATGATGGAACCGAGAAAGTATAATCGCACGGGG aGCGAGTCGAACGATTACAGGGAGTCGGTGGATCGCGTGGAGGTGATCAAATTGCCGGCACATTCGACGAACGGCAACGTTCTACCGGCACCATCGTCCTACACGACCACCACCAACACGAGCAACTCGAACGATTCGGACGCGCCGTTGAACCTCTCGTTGAAACCGGCGACGACCAGCAGTAATTCGCCGATTTCCGGCAGCCAGCCGCTCAGCCAGCTCAGTAATTTAAGTCAGTCGTTACTCGCCTCCGATCGAACTT CGAGAAGAAAGCCAGGACCGAAGCCTCGAAGGGTGCCGCAGAACTCCGTGCCGGTGCCGGCGTCGCCGAGCCCTTCGTTGGCGCAGCTGTTCGCCGCCGCCGATTCACCGCAACGGCCGAGCAGCGGGAGCGAGGAGAGCGAGAGCGCAAGCACGACCCACCACAAGGACGGCAGGCCAAGGAACCTGGGTCGCGGCGTTTCGAAACCGAAGAAGAACACGGTTGCCTCGTTGCTCGCTCAGAGCAGAGCCCTGGGAATCAAACCGACGCCCACGTTGGACCCCAGTGTGCCATTGTCTCATCAGGTCTCGTTACTGAGGTCCAATATTCTGGCTGCTCAATTGCACGCTACAGCGACCGGTCAGACCGGTCAGACAGATGACAAGAATCAG CGGTCTTTGCAGGAGAAGATGAAGAACAAGTTGCTCGAGGTCTCCGGCGAGGAGAGCAACATGGACGTGACGAGCGAAAGCGGCAGCAACACAGACGTTGTGACGGATACCGACGACGACAACACGGACGGCGTCTCCAGCGCGAAGAGAAGAAAGGTGAAGCCCAGCGAGAGGGATCTCCAGGTGCCGCTGGAGCGTGGCTGGAAGCGGGAGACCGTGATCAAGGGATTGGGGAAGTCGGGAGTGATAAAGGGTGACGTGTCTTATTACAGCCCTTGCGGAAAGACGTTCAGAAGCAGCCCGGATTTAGCCAAG TTTCTAGAGCAACAGAATCCGCCCGAGTTGACGACCGCCAACTTTTCGTTCTCCTCTCGTCCTCTGGTAGGCGAGTTTCTTCAACCGACGATGGGCCTCGCGGAGGCGGAATTCGTCAGGTTGGGGGCTCAGGAAGTGGCGAGAAGATTGGAGGAGTTGAGAGCCGCGGGTGGTTTCAGGGACTCGAGGACGAATAACCAATACGAGAGGGAGAAGTTGGCGTACGCGAAAAAATTGGCCAAGGAGGAGGCGCAGCGACATAAGGAACAGGCTAG GTTGATCAAGGAGCAGGAGAAAACGGAGAGACAGGAGGCGGTTAGACGGGAGCGGGAGATTAGGAATCAACAGTTGCTCGAG GCTCGGAAAAAACGGCAGGAAGAGGTGGAGAAGATACGACTGGAAGAACAACAACGAAAGCAACAG GAACGCGAGCTGAAGCGGCAGCAGGCAGTTATGCTGAAAGAACAG gAAAGAGAACGAAGGAGGCAGCACATGGCATTGGTTCGAGCGTTAGAAAACCGCCGAAAAatggaggaaagagagaaaaaacgatTGGAGGCGAGAGCTGAAAGAATAGCAACGAAAGAAAAACGCGCCGAACAGAGGAAGATGGAGATGGAACTGATCGAACAAATCAGAAAGCCTGTTGAGGACATGGAACTAACTG ATCATAGATCACTGCCAGAACTAAAACGAATACCTGGTCTGAAATTATCCGGCCAAGCGTTTGCAGACATTGTAATGGTGTTTGAATTTCTGCATAATTTCGGCGAGACTTTAGGCTTTG atatggaATCGCTCCCAAGTCTAAAAAGCCTTCAATTGGCGTTGCTCAATGATGAGGAAGCGGAGGAAGAGCTTCTGTCCGTGATGACACATTTGTTAGTATGTGCGATCGAGGATCCAGGAATCCCTCAACCAGCGAGACACACGACAGGCCTTGGCCAAAGCCTCCGACAAGCTGATATAACGCATGCCAACATCAGTGAGGTGTTACGAATCTACTTATACGCGAACGCGACAGGAGAAGTGAAGGCTCTGACAGGAGTATGTCTAGAACGGGAACGCGATAAGAAATTTGCCGATCATCATCAAAATGGTGGTGATTACGCTTCTACCTGTTCGGGCAAAAATGCTCAATTTTACGAGCATTTACATAACAACGAAACATGGAGGATGTCCGAAAGGCTGAGAGACAAACCATTCCTAGCTTTGAATCCGACGCACAAGGCACAAATGCTCGCGTTTCTCTGTAACGAGCTATTGCAGAACAAGGCTGTGATCAGACAGATCGAAGGAAGCTTGGAAACAGTAGCTCagttaagaaaagaaagattcgtTTTGGATACAAAGATAAGAAA ATTGAGACAATTACATAGTCGAAAAGTACGAATGGAAGCAGTGGGTGTGATAGTTAATAAAACTGGAGACACAATTACGATTGAGAAAAAAGAGGGCGATGAGGAGGGTAACACGTCGTCAACGGCAGTAGGTACGACACCCACTCCTGATGAGATTCATCATGAAGATGAAGTTGAAGACATGTCCGAAAATGAGAGTGAAGGAACTCAACCTGAGgag GAAGAAGACAAAAATCTCTCTGGTGAAGAGCTCGGTAAAAAGTtggacaaattattaaaacaatcagAAGAACAATTGCAAAAATTGAATAGCTCTTCAAAACAACTACGAGCCCATATATTTGGCCAAGATAGGTATTGGAGAAGATATTGGGAATTAGCATGCGCAGGTGGCATTTTCGTCGAGGCCATGGAAAGCGCAGAACCTGAAATCCTTGAGTTGCAGGCTGAATTAGACGAAAAGTACAAAGATGTATCGATggaggagaaaagagaaacaaaacaAGAAGACACCAAAGTCGAAAATCGGGAGAATGAAGCTCCTAATGAtgtaaagaaggaaaagaaattcaattcaaatgaTCAAGAAGATACGAAATCTTTAATAGAGAAAACAAAATCTGAAATTGAAGATATTAATTGTAAGAAAGAACCTATGCAAAACtgtgaaaatttaacgaatgttaaggaagagaaaaagaatgatttgGATAATTCAATGACTGATGCAAAGACCAATGTTACATCTGAAGAGATTAAACAAGAAACAGAAGTAGTTAGTATGGATGTGGATgtcaaagaagaaacaaaaaaagaaaatgacgaAACGGATGAAGATATGAAACCAGCAGTGAAGATGATGGAagataaaattgttgaaacaATTCCAAACGGTGATAAATTCAATCATGTGAATAACCTTCATAATGGGAAGGAATTGAATGGCACTTTTATTTCTA ataATAGTAACGAATCGAATTGGTTCTCAATTTTACCTCGGGAAACTTGTGATACTCCAGGACCAAGTACCAAACAAATATTTGGAATAGCCGAACCAACTGAACTGAGAATACCAGTATTTCCTCCACCGGCTAGTCCAAATTACGATAGATGTGATAGTCCTGCTCCTTTAATTTTGACTCAAGACGAAGCAGCGCaacttgaatatttaaaagttcatGGTTTACCACCTCCTGGAGAAGCTAAACCAGTACCAAATG ACTTAAGATATGGCTGGTGGAGAATAACGGATGTTGATACGTTTCAAGAATTGCTGGAACATCTTCATTCTCGCGGTGTTCGCGAAAAAGAACTAAAACGTACAACATGGGCAACTATGGAATCTTTCTTAGCTGTTACAGGCAAGATCAATGTAGATCCTGGCAATCTTACTGCTACAGAACTTCAAGCGACACCTGATGAACCTGATACGCCAATTCCAAAACCAGACAATCCGGCAGTTTGGAGCGAACAAGTTGCGCTACGCGTGGATGCGCAATTATTGGAACAAGTTGAGGCCCTAGAAGATAAAGTCGCAAATGCCAGCATGCAGGTCAAAGGCTGGAAACTGCCTCCACGGGCAGGAACCGAGGAGgctgaagaaattgaaaaactaaACGAAATGGAAAAGATCAGTGCAGTTGAACAAGCACGGCAAAGGTTATTGTCTCTAGAGGCCGCTATAGAAAGGAGATATTTGAAACCACCGTTAGGTGTTTG caCGGGAGATCCAAACTTGGCGGCTTTAAAGGCAGAACAAGCAGCTGCTGCAAATGcgaattcgaataattcggATCAGAGCAATCAGACTCCAGTACCTCAAGAAGAAACAACTCCAAGAGGGCTAAACAACTGGCGAGAGGCAACAGCTCGAGCACATACATCCGCTCAGCTGGCCATGGCACTTTATATGTTGGAGGCTAGCATCGCTTGGGACAAGAGCATCATGAAGGCTGTGAGTCTAACACCAGCTAGAAACTCGGTCTGCGTCAAGCTACGAAACCGCTGCGTCTCACTCAAAGCTACCACTCAATACAATCAGCTATTGACTACTTCTCAGGCCTCT AATTGTCAATTTTGTCATAGCGGAGATAACGAAGACAAATTATTACTGTGTGATGGTTGTGACCGCGGCTATCATACTTATTGTTTCCGTCCAAAAATGGAAAACATTCCTGATGGTGACTG GTATTGTCACGAATGCATGAATAAAGCAACAGGGGAGCGAAATTGTTTGGTATGTGGAAAGAGAGTTGGTAAAAACTTAGTATTATGTGAACTCTGTCCAAGGGCTTATCACACTGACTGCCACAATCCTGTTATGCCAAAA ATGCCAAGGGGAAAATGGTATTGTTCTAATTGCCACAGTAAACAACCAAAGAAGAGAAATAGTAGTCGAAGGAGTCATACCAAAGGGGGAGGCACCAGAGAAAGTGAAAGTTCTGATCATCCACCAGCTAG TCCAACGCCGTCAACGGCATCGAACACACACGTAGAGGACGTCAGTTCATCGGAACCAGCAACCCCAACTGCCTCACCACGGAAGGAGGGAAACAATAGGACGCTCACGAAGAAACAACAACGAGAGTTGGCTCCTTGTAAGGTGCTACTCGAACAGTTGGAGCAACAGGACGAGGCCTGGCCGTTCCTCTTGCCGGTGAACACCAAACAGTTTCCTACctacaagaaaattattaaaacaccCATGGATCTCAGTActattaagaagaaattgcAGGATTCCGT GTACAAGTCTCGCGATGAGTTTTGCGCCGATGTCAGACAGATGTTCATCAACTGCGAGGTATTCAACGAGGACGACAGTCCCGTGGGGAAGGCCGGACATGGGATGCGCAGTTTCTTCGAAATGCGTTGGACCGAGATTACTGGCGCACCACCTCCACACCCGCAAACGCATAGCTGA